Proteins encoded within one genomic window of Gallaecimonas pentaromativorans:
- the rlmE gene encoding 23S rRNA (uridine(2552)-2'-O)-methyltransferase RlmE, whose product MPKKKRSASSSRWLKEHFDDPYVLAAQKRGLRSRAVFKLEEIQQRDKLIRPGMTVVDLGAAPGGWSQYASELVGEQGEVIACDILPMDPLPGVAFLQGDFRDEAVLNALLERIGGQKVSVVMSDMAPNMSGTKGVDQPRAMYLVELALDMCRQVMAPGGSFVVKVFMGEGFEDYMKSVRAAFTTVKTRKPDSSRSRSSEVYIVATGYKL is encoded by the coding sequence ATGCCCAAGAAGAAGCGTTCCGCCAGCTCTAGTCGCTGGTTAAAAGAGCATTTTGATGACCCTTATGTCCTGGCAGCCCAAAAGCGCGGACTGAGGTCCAGGGCGGTGTTCAAGCTTGAAGAAATTCAGCAGCGCGACAAACTGATCCGCCCCGGCATGACGGTGGTGGACTTGGGCGCCGCTCCTGGTGGCTGGTCCCAATATGCCAGCGAACTGGTGGGCGAACAGGGTGAAGTGATTGCCTGCGACATTCTGCCCATGGACCCTTTGCCGGGAGTTGCCTTCTTGCAAGGCGACTTTCGCGACGAGGCGGTGCTTAACGCCCTTTTGGAGCGTATCGGTGGCCAGAAAGTCAGTGTGGTAATGTCCGACATGGCGCCGAACATGAGCGGCACCAAAGGCGTTGACCAGCCTCGGGCCATGTATTTGGTGGAACTGGCATTGGATATGTGCCGCCAAGTTATGGCACCTGGCGGGAGCTTTGTGGTCAAAGTCTTTATGGGTGAAGGCTTCGAAGATTACATGAAGTCGGTAAGAGCCGCTTTTACAACGGTCAAGACCCGAAAACCGGACTCATCCCGATCACGGTCATCGGAAGTATACATTGTGGCGACCGGGTACAAGTTATAG
- the ftsH gene encoding ATP-dependent zinc metalloprotease FtsH: MSDMAKNLILWLVIAVVLMAVFQSFNGSDSSRSSNVSYTQFVDWTEKGQIKDVRVDNKTSVITGTKTSGEHFETVIPGGYDKDLINDLRAHGVQAYATKPESPSLLTSILINWFPMLLLIGVWIFFMRQMQGGGGKGAMSFGKSKARLLSEDQVKTTFADVAGVEEAKEEVSELVDYLRDPSKFQKLGGKIPKGVLMVGPPGTGKTLLAKAIAGEAKVPFFTISGSDFVEMFVGVGASRVRDMFDQAKKAAPCIIFIDEIDAVGRQRGAGLGGGHDEREQTLNQMLVEMDGFEGNEGIIVIAATNRPDVLDPALLRPGRFDRQVVVGLPDVRGREQILKVHMRKVPVADDVEPALIARGTPGFSGADLANLVNEAALFAARTSKRLVSMEEFEKAKDKIMMGAERRSMVMTEKEKEMTAYHEAGHAIVGRLVPEHDPVYKVSIIPRGRALGVTMYLPERDRVSHSKQQLESMISSLFGGRLAEEIIYGSEMVTTGASNDIERATDIARKMVTQWGLSEKLGPLLYADDDGEVFLGRSAAKSKHMSDDTARAIDEEIKHVIDRNYQRSKKILEENMDILHTMKDALMKYETIDAKQIDDLMNRREVRAPADWQPPKSDNTPPPEGTADKPIRPTGGEAPAN, encoded by the coding sequence TTGAGCGACATGGCTAAAAATCTGATTCTCTGGTTGGTTATCGCTGTTGTATTGATGGCGGTATTCCAAAGCTTCAACGGTTCGGACTCGAGCCGCAGCAGTAATGTAAGTTATACCCAGTTCGTTGACTGGACCGAAAAGGGCCAGATCAAGGACGTCCGGGTTGATAACAAGACCAGCGTGATCACCGGTACCAAAACCAGTGGTGAGCACTTTGAGACCGTTATCCCTGGCGGGTACGACAAGGATCTCATCAACGACCTGCGAGCCCACGGTGTCCAGGCTTATGCAACCAAGCCTGAATCCCCCAGCCTGCTGACCAGCATCCTCATCAACTGGTTCCCGATGCTGCTGCTTATCGGTGTATGGATCTTCTTCATGCGCCAGATGCAAGGCGGTGGTGGCAAAGGCGCCATGTCCTTCGGTAAATCCAAGGCAAGATTGCTGTCGGAAGATCAGGTGAAAACCACTTTCGCCGATGTAGCCGGTGTGGAAGAAGCCAAGGAAGAAGTGTCCGAGCTGGTGGATTACCTGCGCGACCCTTCGAAGTTCCAGAAACTGGGCGGCAAAATTCCCAAGGGCGTGCTGATGGTAGGCCCTCCAGGTACCGGTAAAACCCTGCTGGCCAAGGCCATTGCCGGTGAAGCCAAGGTACCTTTCTTTACCATCTCCGGCTCCGATTTCGTTGAAATGTTCGTGGGTGTGGGTGCGTCCCGTGTCCGTGACATGTTCGACCAAGCCAAAAAAGCCGCTCCCTGCATCATCTTTATCGACGAGATTGATGCTGTTGGTCGCCAACGTGGCGCCGGCCTTGGCGGTGGTCATGACGAGCGCGAGCAGACCCTTAACCAGATGCTGGTTGAGATGGACGGCTTTGAAGGTAACGAAGGCATTATTGTTATCGCCGCCACCAACAGGCCTGACGTGCTTGACCCGGCCCTGCTGCGCCCCGGCCGTTTCGACCGTCAGGTGGTGGTAGGCCTGCCGGACGTTCGTGGCCGCGAGCAAATCCTCAAGGTGCATATGCGTAAAGTGCCGGTGGCCGACGATGTCGAGCCAGCGCTGATCGCCCGTGGCACCCCCGGCTTTAGCGGTGCAGATCTCGCTAACCTGGTCAACGAAGCGGCGCTGTTCGCTGCCCGTACCAGCAAACGCCTGGTCAGCATGGAAGAGTTCGAAAAAGCCAAAGACAAAATCATGATGGGCGCCGAACGTCGCTCCATGGTGATGACCGAGAAAGAAAAGGAAATGACCGCTTATCACGAAGCGGGCCATGCCATCGTCGGTCGTCTGGTGCCCGAGCACGACCCGGTTTACAAGGTGTCCATCATTCCCCGTGGCCGCGCCCTGGGTGTGACCATGTACCTGCCGGAACGCGACCGGGTCAGCCACTCCAAGCAGCAGCTTGAGAGCATGATCTCCAGCCTCTTTGGTGGCCGTCTGGCCGAGGAAATCATCTACGGTTCTGAAATGGTGACGACCGGTGCCTCCAACGACATCGAACGCGCCACCGACATCGCCCGTAAAATGGTGACTCAGTGGGGCCTTTCCGAGAAGTTGGGGCCGCTGCTGTACGCCGACGACGACGGTGAAGTGTTCCTAGGCCGCAGCGCGGCCAAGAGCAAGCACATGTCTGACGACACCGCTCGCGCCATCGACGAAGAGATCAAGCACGTTATCGACCGTAACTATCAGCGTTCCAAGAAGATCTTGGAAGAGAACATGGACATCCTTCATACCATGAAGGACGCGCTGATGAAGTACGAAACCATCGACGCCAAACAGATCGACGATCTGATGAACCGTCGCGAGGTCCGGGCTCCTGCCGACTGGCAGCCGCCCAAGTCCGATAACACGCCGCCGCCGGAAGGAACGGCTGATAAGCCAATCCGACCAACCGGTGGTGAGGCCCCCGCCAACTGA
- the folP gene encoding dihydropteroate synthase, whose amino-acid sequence MVQPEVMGILNVTPDSFSDGGRHNDFDGALRHAERLIKEGAAWLDIGGESTRPGAAEVPEQEEVDRVVPVVEAIKARFDVKVSIDTSKALVMRESIRFGADMINDIRALLEPGALAAVAASNVQVCLMHMQGQPRTMQQAPQYQDLMAEVSTFLAERVATCETAGIARERLWLDPGFGFGKSLGDNYVMLKRLREFESLGLPLLVGMSRKSMIGHLLGRDLGERLAGSIACALIAVQQGAGIIRVHDVQETCDAIRVWQATEQGV is encoded by the coding sequence ATGGTTCAGCCTGAAGTAATGGGCATTCTCAACGTCACCCCCGATTCCTTCTCGGACGGCGGCCGCCACAACGATTTTGACGGCGCCCTGCGCCACGCCGAGCGGCTGATAAAAGAAGGCGCCGCCTGGCTGGATATCGGCGGCGAGTCTACCCGCCCCGGCGCCGCTGAGGTGCCCGAGCAAGAAGAAGTCGACCGGGTGGTGCCGGTGGTTGAAGCCATCAAGGCACGCTTTGACGTGAAGGTCTCCATCGATACCTCCAAAGCCTTGGTGATGCGCGAAAGCATCCGCTTTGGCGCCGACATGATTAACGACATTCGCGCCCTGCTCGAACCCGGTGCGCTGGCGGCGGTGGCAGCTTCCAACGTGCAAGTCTGCCTGATGCACATGCAGGGCCAGCCCCGTACCATGCAGCAGGCGCCTCAGTACCAGGATCTGATGGCTGAGGTCAGCACCTTTCTGGCCGAGCGCGTTGCCACTTGTGAGACGGCAGGGATTGCGCGTGAGCGCCTGTGGCTGGACCCTGGTTTTGGCTTTGGCAAATCCCTTGGTGATAACTATGTGATGCTCAAAAGACTGCGAGAGTTTGAAAGCCTGGGGCTGCCGCTGCTGGTGGGTATGTCGCGAAAGTCCATGATAGGCCATCTCTTGGGCCGGGACCTTGGCGAGCGGCTGGCAGGCTCCATCGCCTGCGCCTTGATTGCGGTTCAGCAGGGGGCTGGTATTATTCGCGTCCATGATGTCCAGGAAACCTGTGATGCAATACGGGTCTGGCAAGCGACTGAGCAGGGAGTCTAA
- the glmM gene encoding phosphoglucosamine mutase, whose product MSERKYFGTDGIRGLVGEHPITPEFALKLGYAAGKVLSRQGTHKILIGKDTRISGYMLESALEAGLSAAGINIELMGPMPTPAVAYLTRTFRAEAGIVISASHNPYHDNGIKFFSTDGEKLPDEIELAIEAELDKPMAGINSEHLGKARRLDDAAGRYIEFCKSSFPSQLSLKGLRMVVDCANGATYHIAPEVFRELGADVVTIGTNPDGFNINAGFGATDTKALAAKVKEVRADFGIALDGDGDRLMMVDHNGKLVDGDQLIFILASFWQSQGLLSGGVVGTLMSNFGMEVAFKEMGIAFERAKVGDRYVLEKLKANGWNLGGESSGHIISLNHTTTGDGIIAALQVLHALVVTGKPLAELAAQMPKYPQKLINVRYQKGQDPVTHADVEQAVADAEAELANTGRVLLRKSGTEPVVRVMVEGAESGQVDRLARAIADVVTRVAQ is encoded by the coding sequence GTGAGCGAACGTAAGTATTTTGGCACCGACGGTATCCGTGGCCTGGTGGGTGAGCACCCCATTACCCCCGAATTTGCCCTGAAGCTGGGCTATGCGGCCGGTAAAGTGTTGTCCCGCCAGGGCACCCATAAGATTTTGATTGGTAAAGACACCCGTATCTCAGGCTACATGCTCGAGTCGGCTCTGGAAGCCGGCTTGTCGGCGGCCGGTATCAATATCGAGCTGATGGGTCCCATGCCCACCCCGGCAGTGGCTTACCTGACCCGTACCTTCAGGGCCGAAGCGGGTATCGTGATCTCCGCGTCCCACAACCCCTATCACGACAACGGCATCAAGTTCTTCTCCACCGACGGTGAAAAACTGCCTGACGAAATCGAGCTGGCCATCGAAGCCGAGTTGGATAAACCCATGGCCGGTATCAACTCCGAGCATTTGGGCAAGGCCCGCCGCCTGGACGACGCCGCTGGCCGTTACATCGAATTCTGTAAATCCAGTTTCCCGTCGCAGCTGTCGCTTAAAGGGCTGCGCATGGTGGTCGATTGCGCCAATGGTGCCACCTACCACATTGCCCCTGAGGTGTTTCGTGAGCTGGGCGCCGATGTGGTGACCATCGGTACCAACCCGGACGGCTTTAACATCAATGCCGGTTTTGGTGCCACCGACACCAAGGCCCTGGCGGCCAAGGTCAAGGAAGTACGGGCCGACTTCGGGATAGCCCTGGACGGTGACGGCGACCGCCTGATGATGGTGGACCATAACGGCAAACTGGTGGATGGCGACCAGCTTATCTTTATCCTGGCCAGCTTCTGGCAAAGCCAGGGGCTGCTGAGCGGCGGCGTTGTCGGTACCTTGATGTCCAACTTCGGTATGGAAGTGGCCTTCAAGGAAATGGGCATTGCCTTTGAGCGGGCCAAGGTGGGGGACCGCTACGTGCTTGAAAAACTCAAGGCCAATGGCTGGAACCTGGGCGGCGAGTCGTCAGGGCACATCATCAGCCTTAACCACACCACCACCGGTGACGGCATCATTGCCGCGCTTCAGGTGCTGCACGCCCTGGTGGTCACAGGCAAGCCCCTGGCCGAGCTGGCGGCGCAGATGCCCAAGTATCCGCAAAAGCTTATCAACGTGCGTTACCAGAAGGGCCAGGACCCGGTTACCCACGCCGATGTGGAGCAGGCGGTGGCTGATGCCGAAGCGGAACTGGCCAATACCGGCCGGGTTTTGCTGCGTAAATCCGGTACCGAGCCGGTGGTACGGGTGATGGTGGAAGGGGCCGAGTCTGGCCAAGTTGACCGTTTGGCCCGCGCGATCGCCGACGTTGTAACCAGGGTTGCCCAATAA
- the secG gene encoding preprotein translocase subunit SecG, translating to MYEVLLVVYLLVALALIGLVMIQQGKGADMGASFGAGASNTVFGAGGSGNFLTRATAIAATLFFVLSLVLGNMTAHQAKPDDKWQNLEKPAAEQQKQEQPSSEKPDVPTN from the coding sequence ATGTATGAAGTTCTGTTAGTGGTCTACCTGCTCGTGGCGCTGGCACTTATCGGTCTGGTAATGATCCAGCAAGGTAAAGGTGCCGATATGGGAGCGTCTTTCGGAGCAGGTGCCTCGAATACCGTATTTGGTGCCGGTGGTTCAGGAAATTTTCTGACCCGGGCTACCGCGATAGCTGCAACGCTGTTCTTCGTTCTGAGCCTGGTGCTCGGTAACATGACAGCCCACCAGGCCAAGCCAGACGATAAATGGCAGAACCTGGAAAAACCGGCCGCTGAGCAACAAAAGCAAGAGCAGCCGTCATCAGAAAAGCCGGACGTACCGACCAACTGA
- the rimP gene encoding ribosome maturation factor RimP — MARLEQQLTEMLTPAVEALGFELLGVEMARAGRSATLRIYIDSPNGVTVDNCAEVSHQVSSVLDVEDPIQSEYFLEVSSPGLDRPLFVPEHFQKVVGSDIEIKLVVPVAGRRRFKGKLVAIEGDMIQLAYEGKEDRFAFSNIDKANLVPQF; from the coding sequence TTGGCAAGACTGGAACAGCAATTGACAGAGATGTTGACGCCCGCCGTCGAAGCCCTTGGCTTTGAACTGCTTGGCGTTGAAATGGCCCGCGCTGGCCGCAGTGCCACACTGCGGATCTATATCGATAGCCCCAATGGGGTGACGGTGGATAATTGTGCCGAGGTCAGCCACCAGGTCAGTTCTGTGCTGGATGTCGAGGATCCCATTCAGAGCGAATACTTCCTGGAAGTGTCCTCTCCCGGCCTGGACAGGCCGCTGTTTGTGCCTGAGCACTTTCAAAAAGTGGTAGGCTCGGACATCGAAATCAAACTGGTTGTGCCGGTGGCGGGTCGTCGCCGCTTTAAAGGCAAGCTGGTTGCCATTGAAGGTGACATGATCCAGTTGGCATACGAAGGCAAGGAAGACCGCTTCGCTTTCAGCAATATCGATAAAGCCAACCTGGTTCCACAGTTTTGA
- the nusA gene encoding transcription termination factor NusA, with the protein MNKEILLVVDAVSNEKAVPREKIFQALEAALATATKKKHDKEIDVRVAIDRKTGDFDTYRRWLIVEDSDDVLEHPLKEVTLSAARAMEENDELQAGEFVEEQIDSITFDRITTQTAKQVILQKVREAERAQVVELFADNVGELVTGTVKKASRDMVILDLGNNAEAVLYRDEMLPRESFRPGDRVRALLFAVKPEARGAQLFLSRAKPEMLIELFRIEVPEIGEELIEVKGAARDPGSRAKIAVKTNDRRIDPIGACVGMRGARVQAVSGELEGERVDIVLWDDNPAQFVINAMAPADVASIIVDEDTNAMDIAVEESNLAQAIGRGGQNVRLASQLTGWELNVMTVADMKAKHQAENDKLLQRFIDKLEIDEDFAALLVEEGFSTLEEIAYVPTSEFLEIDGLDEDLVEELRNRAKAALTTAALANEESLEGAEPAEDLLNLEGMDRHLAFKLAGKGVRTLEDLAEQGVDDLADIEELDETKAGELIMAARNICWFGDNAEA; encoded by the coding sequence ATGAATAAAGAGATCCTGCTGGTTGTCGACGCTGTCTCTAATGAGAAGGCCGTACCGCGCGAGAAGATTTTTCAAGCGCTGGAGGCAGCCCTGGCGACCGCCACCAAGAAAAAGCATGACAAGGAAATCGACGTCCGCGTCGCCATTGACCGCAAAACCGGTGACTTCGACACCTATCGCCGTTGGCTGATTGTTGAAGACAGTGACGACGTCCTGGAGCACCCGCTCAAAGAAGTGACGCTGTCCGCCGCCCGCGCCATGGAAGAAAACGACGAACTGCAAGCTGGCGAATTCGTCGAAGAGCAGATTGACTCCATCACCTTTGACCGCATCACCACCCAGACCGCCAAGCAGGTCATTCTGCAAAAGGTCCGTGAAGCCGAGCGCGCCCAGGTGGTTGAGCTGTTTGCCGACAACGTCGGTGAACTGGTGACGGGTACCGTTAAAAAGGCCAGCCGCGACATGGTTATCCTCGACCTTGGCAACAACGCCGAGGCCGTGCTGTACCGCGACGAAATGCTGCCCCGCGAATCTTTCCGTCCCGGCGACCGGGTTCGCGCCCTGCTGTTTGCGGTCAAGCCCGAGGCCCGTGGTGCCCAGCTGTTCCTGAGCCGCGCCAAGCCGGAGATGCTCATCGAACTGTTCCGCATTGAAGTGCCGGAAATTGGCGAAGAGCTGATTGAAGTCAAGGGTGCTGCCCGTGACCCCGGCAGCCGCGCCAAGATCGCCGTTAAAACCAACGATCGTCGTATCGACCCTATCGGCGCCTGCGTCGGTATGCGCGGTGCCCGCGTTCAGGCCGTTTCCGGTGAGCTGGAAGGCGAGCGCGTCGATATCGTGCTGTGGGACGACAACCCGGCTCAATTCGTTATCAACGCCATGGCGCCAGCCGATGTGGCCTCCATCATCGTTGATGAAGATACCAACGCCATGGACATCGCCGTGGAAGAGAGCAATCTCGCCCAGGCTATTGGCCGTGGCGGCCAGAACGTGCGTCTGGCCAGCCAACTGACCGGCTGGGAACTGAACGTCATGACCGTGGCGGACATGAAAGCTAAGCACCAGGCCGAGAACGACAAACTGCTGCAGCGGTTCATCGACAAGCTGGAGATCGACGAAGATTTCGCGGCGTTGTTGGTGGAAGAAGGTTTCTCGACCCTTGAAGAAATTGCTTATGTCCCCACTTCCGAGTTCCTCGAGATCGATGGTCTCGACGAGGACCTGGTAGAAGAACTGCGTAATCGCGCCAAGGCAGCCCTGACGACCGCTGCCCTGGCCAACGAAGAAAGCCTCGAAGGCGCTGAGCCGGCTGAGGACCTTTTGAATCTGGAAGGGATGGACCGCCACCTAGCCTTTAAACTGGCAGGTAAAGGCGTTCGTACCCTGGAAGACCTGGCTGAACAAGGCGTTGACGATTTGGCCGACATCGAAGAGCTGGATGAAACCAAAGCAGGCGAGCTGATCATGGCCGCCCGCAACATCTGCTGGTTCGGTGACAACGCCGAGGCCTAA
- the infB gene encoding translation initiation factor IF-2: MAEVTVEKLANDVGTPVDRLIQQFAEVGIKKAASDEVSEDEKQTLLSHLKEQHGGNAGAPDKLTLTRKTKSTLSVGGAGGRTKEVQVEVRKKRTFVKRDPAEEQARQEAEAAAEKARLEAEEKARQEAAARAAAEAEAKAKREAEDKARKEAQAKAAAGSQPKAAGAAKKDDAEVQRLKAEADALKRKQEEEALKKAEAEAVRLEEEARRLAEESEKRLAEEAKNKPAEDEDDKSTYVKEAEVEAERESEGRRRGAAKAKGQSKRNSDKRERESDRRSSRLPKKGKGRTPASMQHGFNKPAQPVTRDVQIGETITVGELASKMAVKATEVIKAMMKMGAMATINQVIDQETAQLVAEEMGHKVVLRKENELEEAVLLDRDTEAQALPRAPVVTIMGHVDHGKTSLLDYIRKAKIAAGEAGGITQHIGAYHVEHEKGMITFLDTPGHAAFTAMRARGAKATDIVVLVVAADDGVMPQTKEAIQHAKAAGVPLIVAVNKMDKPEADPDRVKSELAQNDVLTEDWGGEVQFVPVSAKTGDGVDNLLDAILLQSEVLELTAIKDGMATGVVVESRLDKGRGPVATVLVQSGTLKQGDIVLCGLEYGRVRAMRDEVGAEIKEAGPSIPVEILGLSGVPAAGDEATVVRDEKKAREVALYRQGKFRDVKLARQQKAKLENMFANMAEGEVSELNVVLKADVQGSVEAIIDSLLKLSTDEVKVKVVGSGVGGITETDATLAAASNAILLGFNVRADASARKVVETENLDLRYYSVIYELLEEVKQAMTGMLAPEFRQQIIGLAEVRDVFKSPKFGAVAGCMVTEGVVKRSAPIRVLRENVVIYEGELESLRRFKDDVAEVKNGYECGIGVKNYNDVRVGDQIEVFETVEVARTL; the protein is encoded by the coding sequence ATGGCAGAAGTTACAGTTGAAAAACTTGCCAATGATGTAGGTACGCCGGTTGATCGCCTGATCCAACAGTTTGCTGAGGTCGGCATCAAAAAGGCCGCTTCAGACGAGGTCAGCGAAGACGAAAAGCAGACCCTGTTGTCTCATCTCAAAGAGCAGCATGGTGGCAATGCAGGTGCCCCTGACAAGTTGACCCTGACCCGTAAGACCAAAAGCACCCTGTCTGTCGGTGGTGCTGGTGGCCGTACCAAAGAGGTACAGGTGGAAGTGCGTAAGAAGCGCACTTTCGTAAAACGCGATCCGGCTGAAGAGCAGGCGCGCCAGGAAGCCGAAGCGGCTGCTGAGAAAGCCCGCCTGGAAGCTGAAGAGAAGGCTCGCCAGGAAGCGGCTGCTCGCGCTGCTGCTGAAGCTGAAGCCAAGGCTAAGCGCGAAGCGGAAGACAAAGCCCGCAAAGAAGCTCAAGCCAAAGCCGCTGCCGGTAGCCAGCCTAAAGCTGCCGGCGCTGCCAAAAAGGACGATGCTGAAGTGCAACGCCTGAAAGCCGAAGCCGACGCCCTCAAGCGTAAGCAGGAAGAAGAGGCCCTGAAAAAGGCCGAAGCCGAAGCTGTGCGCCTGGAAGAAGAAGCCCGCCGCCTGGCCGAAGAAAGCGAAAAACGCCTGGCCGAGGAAGCCAAGAACAAGCCTGCCGAAGACGAAGACGACAAGTCTACCTACGTCAAGGAAGCGGAAGTGGAAGCCGAGCGCGAGTCCGAAGGTCGCCGCCGTGGTGCTGCCAAGGCCAAAGGCCAAAGCAAACGCAACAGCGACAAGCGTGAGCGCGAGTCTGACCGCCGCAGCTCCCGCCTGCCCAAGAAGGGCAAGGGCCGTACCCCGGCTTCTATGCAGCATGGCTTTAACAAGCCTGCTCAGCCGGTAACCCGCGACGTACAGATCGGTGAAACCATCACTGTTGGCGAACTGGCCAGCAAGATGGCGGTAAAAGCGACCGAAGTCATCAAAGCGATGATGAAAATGGGCGCCATGGCCACCATCAACCAGGTGATCGATCAAGAAACCGCGCAATTGGTGGCCGAAGAAATGGGCCACAAGGTTGTGCTGCGCAAAGAAAACGAACTGGAAGAAGCGGTACTGCTGGACCGTGACACCGAAGCCCAGGCCCTGCCTCGCGCGCCGGTAGTGACCATCATGGGTCACGTCGACCACGGTAAAACGTCCTTGCTGGACTACATCCGTAAGGCCAAGATCGCCGCAGGCGAGGCCGGTGGTATTACCCAGCACATCGGTGCTTACCACGTCGAGCACGAGAAAGGCATGATCACCTTCCTCGACACCCCTGGTCACGCCGCCTTTACCGCCATGCGTGCCCGTGGTGCCAAAGCCACCGACATCGTGGTACTGGTTGTTGCCGCCGACGACGGCGTCATGCCGCAAACCAAGGAAGCCATCCAGCACGCCAAGGCGGCCGGTGTTCCCTTGATTGTTGCCGTCAACAAAATGGACAAGCCCGAAGCCGACCCGGACCGCGTCAAGAGCGAACTGGCTCAAAACGACGTGCTGACCGAAGACTGGGGCGGTGAAGTACAGTTCGTACCTGTCTCCGCCAAAACCGGTGACGGTGTGGATAACCTGCTGGACGCCATCCTGCTGCAGTCCGAAGTACTGGAGCTGACCGCCATCAAAGACGGTATGGCTACCGGTGTGGTAGTGGAATCGCGCCTGGATAAAGGCCGTGGTCCTGTGGCCACCGTGCTGGTGCAGTCCGGTACCCTCAAGCAGGGCGATATTGTGCTGTGCGGTCTGGAATACGGCCGTGTCCGCGCCATGCGTGACGAAGTGGGCGCCGAAATCAAAGAAGCCGGTCCTTCCATTCCGGTTGAGATCCTGGGTCTGTCCGGCGTGCCGGCTGCCGGTGACGAAGCCACCGTTGTGCGTGACGAGAAGAAAGCCCGTGAAGTGGCGCTCTATCGTCAAGGCAAGTTCCGTGACGTCAAGCTGGCTCGCCAGCAGAAGGCTAAGCTCGAGAACATGTTTGCCAACATGGCCGAAGGCGAAGTCTCCGAGCTGAACGTGGTACTCAAAGCCGACGTACAGGGCTCTGTGGAAGCCATCATCGACTCCTTGCTGAAACTCAGCACCGACGAAGTGAAGGTCAAAGTGGTGGGCTCCGGCGTTGGTGGTATCACCGAGACCGACGCCACCCTGGCTGCCGCTTCCAACGCTATCCTGCTTGGCTTTAACGTCCGTGCCGACGCTTCTGCCCGCAAGGTAGTTGAGACCGAGAACCTGGATCTGCGCTACTACAGCGTGATCTACGAACTGCTTGAAGAAGTGAAGCAAGCCATGACCGGCATGCTGGCACCGGAATTCAGGCAGCAGATCATCGGTCTGGCCGAAGTGCGCGACGTGTTCAAGTCGCCCAAGTTCGGCGCTGTGGCCGGCTGTATGGTCACCGAGGGTGTGGTCAAGCGCTCTGCGCCTATTCGTGTGCTGCGTGAAAACGTGGTTATCTACGAAGGCGAGCTGGAATCTCTGCGCCGCTTCAAAGACGACGTGGCCGAGGTTAAGAACGGCTACGAGTGTGGTATCGGCGTTAAGAACTACAATGATGTTCGCGTCGGTGACCAAATTGAGGTCTTTGAAACCGTTGAGGTTGCACGGACCCTCTAA
- the rbfA gene encoding 30S ribosome-binding factor RbfA → MASQVSRTRRVGQELQREIAMILQREVKDPRIGMVTVSGVDVSRDLSHAKVFITLFEQDEEKVKETLKGLQEAKPYIRSLVGGRLRLRIVPELKFVHDTSLIEGMRISNAVSQAVAQDEAKKVQSGREDEDKE, encoded by the coding sequence ATGGCAAGTCAAGTCAGTCGTACCCGCCGGGTAGGCCAGGAGCTGCAACGGGAAATCGCGATGATTCTGCAGCGCGAAGTCAAAGATCCCCGTATCGGCATGGTCACCGTGTCCGGGGTGGATGTTAGCCGCGACCTTTCTCACGCCAAGGTGTTTATCACCCTGTTTGAACAAGACGAAGAGAAGGTCAAGGAAACCCTTAAAGGTCTGCAAGAAGCCAAACCCTACATTCGCAGTTTGGTGGGGGGGCGTTTGCGCCTGCGTATCGTGCCGGAGCTCAAATTCGTGCACGACACCTCCCTGATTGAGGGGATGCGTATCTCCAACGCCGTTAGTCAGGCTGTTGCCCAAGACGAAGCCAAGAAAGTGCAAAGCGGCCGCGAGGACGAGGACAAGGAATGA